A genomic region of Catalinimonas niigatensis contains the following coding sequences:
- a CDS encoding DUF6427 family protein, with protein MNDPYRMLGIFVLLVLIRLPFLISDVPLILPELNWMLVGEKLSEGSRLYIGVWDNIGPLAALIYSLIELIFNRSQTVYVLLAIVLTTYQALVFNTFLINKKAFNETTYVPAFLYVILSSFSFDFYVLSPVLLSLTWILLALRNVFYRVESRSQDDRILSTGIYIGLAILCYLPSIIFLFSTIIAYMLFASVSFRRYLLLLYGTSLPILITLTYFFLVDGVDAFLYQYLLSFKYLSREFFIQPLPLLYLSVVPLGFLVLALYKVSQMRRFTNQQTKLQQIMFIKIIATAVTLFFVNGLAPYHLLPFVPPAAFFITHYLLSIRRFIFSELTTALLVILVILNGYAFLHGFFSLHRIFNTAELQAQQTPYDEQVRGKKILVLGDQLSIYHEAYVSTPYLDWQLAQSALSSVDYFENLTQIYNNFSKDMPEVIIDLESIMPQLQSRIPLLEVSYQKQPGSNEIYTLIPKD; from the coding sequence GTGAATGATCCTTACCGCATGTTAGGGATCTTCGTATTGCTGGTCCTGATCAGATTGCCCTTTCTTATATCTGACGTGCCCCTTATTCTGCCAGAACTTAACTGGATGCTGGTAGGAGAAAAACTTTCCGAGGGCAGCCGTTTATACATTGGCGTATGGGATAACATTGGCCCTCTTGCTGCACTTATCTATAGTCTGATTGAGCTTATCTTTAACCGAAGCCAGACAGTCTATGTTTTGCTGGCTATTGTACTTACTACCTATCAGGCCTTGGTTTTCAACACTTTCCTGATTAATAAGAAAGCTTTTAACGAAACCACCTATGTGCCGGCTTTTCTTTACGTGATCCTTAGTAGTTTTTCTTTTGATTTTTATGTCCTCTCGCCGGTACTTCTTTCTCTTACCTGGATACTACTGGCACTTCGCAACGTGTTTTACCGGGTAGAAAGCCGTTCTCAAGACGATCGTATCCTTAGTACAGGTATTTACATTGGCCTGGCTATACTTTGTTATCTGCCCAGTATCATTTTTCTTTTCTCTACTATTATTGCCTACATGTTGTTTGCCAGTGTATCTTTCCGGCGATATCTTTTATTATTGTATGGGACCTCCCTTCCTATTCTTATTACGCTTACCTATTTTTTTCTTGTGGATGGGGTGGATGCTTTTTTGTACCAGTATCTTTTATCTTTCAAATATTTAAGCCGGGAGTTTTTTATTCAGCCGCTTCCTTTGCTTTACCTTAGCGTAGTACCTTTGGGGTTTTTGGTGCTTGCTTTATACAAAGTAAGCCAGATGCGCCGCTTTACCAACCAGCAAACCAAGCTACAGCAAATCATGTTTATCAAGATTATTGCTACTGCTGTCACACTTTTCTTTGTAAATGGCCTGGCGCCTTACCATCTTTTGCCCTTTGTACCCCCTGCAGCATTCTTCATTACCCATTATCTGCTGTCTATCCGCAGGTTTATCTTCTCTGAGCTTACTACTGCATTGCTGGTAATACTGGTAATACTCAACGGCTATGCTTTCTTGCATGGTTTTTTCTCTCTCCACAGGATTTTCAATACTGCGGAGCTACAGGCACAACAAACTCCTTATGATGAACAGGTGAGAGGGAAAAAAATTCTGGTATTGGGAGATCAGTTAAGTATTTACCATGAAGCTTATGTTTCTACTCCATATCTGGATTGGCAGCTTGCTCAAAGTGCTCTTTCTTCTGTAGACTACTTTGAGAACTTAACTCAGATTTATAATAACTTTAGCAAAGATATGCCTGAAGTGATTATTGATCTGGAAAGCATTATGCCCCAACTACAGAGCCGTATTCCACTATTAGAAGTCTCTTATCAAAAGCAGCCGGGTAGTAACGAGATTTATACACTTATACCCAAAGACTGA
- a CDS encoding ABC transporter permease translates to MNLSLLIARRYFRSKNKKNFIQVISNISMIGVAIGTMALVVVLSVFNGLEDLIRESYNTFDPEIKIVPQTGKSFDVSDSLINVIQQLEGVSLVTEVIEDNALVRYQDAQMVVKLKGVSENFVAQDRLNKAMVHGELILEKEGKNFAILGRGVQYTLSVSPSNDFYALQVFSPKRETESGFNPDPMTRYFKRRNIMPGGVFAIEKQFDANYVIVPLDFAANLFDYTGKRTALEIKTTDEESINRVQDRLQETLGNHLKVLNSDEQHESLLRAIKIEKLFVYLTFSFILAVASFNIFFSLSMLAIDKKKDIAMLIAMGANKKVVRSVFLNEGAIIAFIGTISGLTVGFIICWTQQTFGLVSMGMQTAIVDAYPVKMQFSDFFFTAVSITIITFLASYRPASIAARTEVKDFL, encoded by the coding sequence TTGAACTTATCCCTACTGATTGCGAGACGGTATTTTCGGTCCAAGAACAAAAAGAACTTCATACAGGTCATTTCCAACATCTCCATGATAGGAGTAGCGATTGGCACCATGGCGCTGGTTGTAGTACTCTCAGTCTTCAATGGTCTGGAAGATCTCATTCGTGAGTCTTACAATACCTTTGATCCGGAGATTAAGATTGTACCCCAGACTGGTAAATCTTTTGACGTCAGTGATTCATTAATCAATGTCATCCAGCAGTTGGAAGGCGTTTCTCTGGTGACAGAAGTTATTGAAGATAATGCGCTGGTACGTTATCAGGACGCTCAGATGGTGGTGAAGTTGAAAGGAGTGAGCGAGAATTTTGTAGCCCAGGACCGGCTGAATAAAGCTATGGTGCATGGTGAGTTGATTCTGGAGAAAGAGGGAAAAAACTTCGCAATCCTGGGAAGGGGAGTCCAGTATACACTTTCAGTCTCTCCTTCCAATGATTTTTATGCCCTGCAGGTCTTTAGTCCTAAACGGGAAACGGAATCTGGCTTTAACCCTGATCCCATGACGCGCTACTTCAAGCGGCGCAATATCATGCCGGGAGGAGTGTTTGCCATAGAGAAGCAGTTTGATGCCAACTATGTAATTGTCCCCTTAGATTTTGCGGCTAACCTTTTTGATTACACCGGAAAAAGAACGGCCCTTGAAATCAAAACGACTGATGAGGAAAGCATCAACCGGGTGCAGGATCGTTTGCAAGAGACATTGGGAAATCATTTGAAAGTATTGAACAGTGACGAACAGCATGAGAGCTTGCTCAGGGCTATCAAGATAGAAAAGCTTTTTGTTTACCTAACTTTTTCTTTTATTCTAGCCGTTGCGTCTTTCAACATCTTTTTTTCACTTTCTATGCTGGCCATAGATAAGAAAAAAGATATTGCCATGCTCATTGCTATGGGAGCCAATAAGAAGGTAGTACGGTCCGTATTTCTAAATGAAGGGGCAATTATTGCCTTTATAGGAACCATCAGTGGCTTGACAGTGGGATTCATTATCTGCTGGACTCAGCAAACCTTCGGCCTGGTGTCTATGGGTATGCAGACAGCGATTGTTGATGCTTACCCGGTGAAAATGCAGTTTTCAGATTTCTTTTTTACAGCAGTTAGTATCACAATTATTACTTTTTTAGCATCCTATCGCCCTGCAAGTATCGCAGCTCGTACAGAAGTCAAAGATTTTTTGTAG
- the rbfA gene encoding 30S ribosome-binding factor RbfA, giving the protein MKESKRQKQFSSLIQKDLSEIFQRNGASLVGSHTFITVTRVDMSADLSVARIYLSFMLSDKQQELMDMVNMKKGEVRRQLGNRIGKQVRVVPELIFLLDDSADHAARIDKILSDLNIPPEEGDSSNDAHE; this is encoded by the coding sequence ATGAAAGAGAGCAAAAGGCAGAAACAATTCTCAAGTTTGATTCAGAAAGACTTGAGTGAGATATTTCAGCGGAATGGAGCATCATTGGTAGGCTCACATACCTTTATTACAGTAACCAGAGTAGACATGAGTGCCGACCTAAGTGTGGCCAGAATATACCTGAGTTTTATGTTGAGTGATAAGCAACAGGAACTGATGGACATGGTCAATATGAAGAAGGGGGAAGTACGTCGGCAATTGGGTAATCGTATTGGCAAGCAGGTACGAGTAGTGCCGGAGTTGATTTTCCTCCTGGACGATAGCGCTGATCATGCCGCCCGTATTGATAAAATACTTTCTGACTTGAATATTCCGCCCGAAGAAGGCGACAGTTCAAATGATGCACACGAATAA